In the genome of Bradyrhizobium sp. CIAT3101, one region contains:
- a CDS encoding carbohydrate ABC transporter permease has translation MTAEQRARSLSVHLVLIAYSLLAVGPILLVVMNSFKVRSAIFGSPLAPPDATTFSLVGYEKVFRSSHILTYYSNSLIVTLVSMGLVLLFGAMAAWALTEYRFRGSTALALFLSIGIMVPIRLGSVAILNMMRSAGLNDTLTALILVYVAQGLPMSIFILSEFVQQIPKDLRDAARCDGVPETRIFFEVVLPLLRPAIATVAVFTIVPIWNDLWFPLILTSSDSTHTVTLGVQQFLGQYITDWNSVLAALSMAILPVVIIYVILSRQLIAGLTSGAVK, from the coding sequence ATGACGGCGGAGCAGCGCGCAAGGAGCCTGAGCGTTCATCTCGTCCTGATCGCCTATAGCCTGCTGGCGGTCGGTCCAATCCTGCTCGTGGTCATGAATTCGTTCAAGGTGCGCAGCGCCATCTTCGGCAGCCCGCTTGCGCCGCCGGACGCCACGACTTTCAGCCTCGTCGGCTATGAGAAGGTTTTTCGCTCCTCCCATATCCTGACCTACTATTCGAATTCGCTGATCGTGACCCTCGTCAGCATGGGGCTCGTGCTGCTGTTCGGCGCGATGGCGGCCTGGGCGCTGACCGAATACCGCTTTCGCGGTTCGACGGCGCTGGCACTGTTTCTGTCGATCGGCATCATGGTTCCGATCCGGCTCGGGTCCGTCGCGATCCTCAATATGATGCGGTCCGCCGGCCTCAACGACACGCTGACGGCCTTGATCCTCGTCTATGTCGCGCAGGGGCTGCCGATGTCGATCTTCATCCTGAGCGAGTTCGTTCAGCAGATCCCCAAGGACCTGCGCGACGCGGCACGCTGCGACGGCGTGCCGGAAACCCGCATCTTCTTCGAGGTGGTCCTGCCTCTGCTGCGCCCGGCGATCGCGACGGTGGCCGTCTTCACGATCGTGCCGATCTGGAACGACCTCTGGTTTCCATTGATCCTGACGTCGAGCGATTCGACCCATACGGTGACGCTCGGCGTGCAGCAGTTTCTCGGCCAATACATCACCGACTGGAATTCCGTGCTCGCCGCGCTGTCGATGGCGATCTTGCCTGTCGTCATCATCTACGTGATCCTCTCGCGCCAACTCATCGCAGGCCTCACCTCCGGCGCAGTCAAATAG
- a CDS encoding aldehyde dehydrogenase family protein yields the protein MTKAEIRFPIDGRTRKMFIDGAWVEARSGKVFETRNPATGEVIGCVPRGDAADIGLAVTAARRAFDGPWSRFKPFERQALLLRIADLFEKHWEEISQSDTTDMGMPIVRTRANKLRVLGMLRYYAGMATAIHGQTIDNSLPGDIVSFTRKEPVGVVGAIIPWNAPTAASVWKIGPALATGCTIVLKPSEEAPLTPLLIADLMNEAGVPPGVVNVVTGTGQEAGAPLAEHSGVDKIVFTGSTATGQAIVRASAGNLKRVALELGGKSPVIVCADADLDKAVPIAAMAAFANSGQICIAGSRLFVERSIHDELVERLGKFASALKIGDGADPTTEIGPIVSERQLDKVEGFLRSGRDEGAKLVAGGRRLKEGALAKGNFVEPTVFAGVSDNMQIARDEIFGPVISALPFDTLDEAVTRANATPYGLAAGLFTRDVSKAHIISRSLRAGSVWVNTYHAIDPALPFGGYKMSGYGREGGTEQLDEYLNTKGVWIKLD from the coding sequence ATGACAAAAGCCGAGATTCGATTTCCGATCGACGGCCGAACCCGCAAGATGTTCATCGATGGCGCATGGGTAGAAGCCCGCTCGGGGAAGGTCTTCGAGACGCGCAATCCTGCGACAGGCGAGGTGATCGGTTGCGTGCCGCGTGGCGACGCGGCCGACATCGGCCTTGCCGTCACCGCGGCCCGTCGGGCGTTTGATGGCCCGTGGAGCCGCTTCAAGCCGTTCGAGCGGCAAGCGCTGCTGCTGCGGATCGCCGACCTCTTCGAGAAGCACTGGGAGGAGATCAGCCAGTCCGACACGACTGACATGGGCATGCCGATCGTCAGGACGCGGGCGAACAAGCTTCGCGTGCTCGGCATGCTCCGATATTACGCCGGCATGGCCACCGCGATCCACGGCCAGACGATCGACAATTCGCTTCCGGGTGACATCGTCTCCTTCACGCGAAAGGAGCCGGTGGGTGTCGTTGGCGCCATCATCCCCTGGAACGCGCCCACGGCGGCATCGGTGTGGAAGATCGGCCCTGCGCTCGCGACCGGCTGCACCATCGTGCTCAAGCCCTCCGAAGAGGCGCCGCTGACGCCACTGCTGATCGCGGATCTGATGAACGAGGCGGGTGTGCCGCCCGGCGTGGTCAACGTCGTGACCGGGACCGGACAGGAGGCGGGTGCGCCGCTGGCCGAACATTCCGGCGTCGACAAGATCGTCTTCACTGGCTCGACAGCAACCGGACAGGCCATCGTTCGCGCCTCGGCCGGCAACCTCAAGCGGGTGGCGCTCGAGCTCGGTGGAAAGTCGCCGGTCATCGTCTGTGCCGACGCGGATCTCGACAAGGCTGTGCCGATTGCCGCGATGGCCGCATTCGCCAATTCGGGCCAGATCTGTATCGCCGGCTCCCGTTTGTTCGTCGAACGATCGATCCACGACGAGCTGGTCGAACGGCTCGGCAAGTTTGCTTCGGCCCTGAAGATCGGCGATGGGGCCGATCCCACAACCGAGATCGGACCGATCGTGTCCGAGCGACAGCTCGACAAGGTCGAAGGATTCCTGCGGAGCGGGCGCGACGAGGGTGCGAAGCTCGTGGCGGGAGGCCGAAGACTGAAAGAGGGCGCGCTTGCGAAGGGCAATTTCGTCGAGCCGACCGTGTTCGCCGGCGTCTCCGACAACATGCAGATCGCCCGTGACGAAATCTTCGGTCCGGTCATTTCCGCTCTGCCGTTCGACACGCTGGACGAAGCCGTGACGCGTGCCAATGCGACGCCGTATGGGCTCGCGGCGGGTCTGTTCACGCGCGACGTGAGCAAGGCCCATATCATCTCGCGCAGTCTGCGCGCCGGATCGGTCTGGGTGAACACCTATCACGCCATCGACCCTGCCTTGCCCTTCGGCGGTTACAAGATGAGCGGATATGGACGAGAAGGCGGTACCGAGCAGCTCGATGAATACCTGAACACGAAGGGGGTCTGGATCAAGCTGGATTGA
- the ugpC gene encoding sn-glycerol-3-phosphate ABC transporter ATP-binding protein UgpC, translating to MANLRIEHLNKRYGATTVLNDVNLSIEDGEFVVLVGPSGCGKSTLLRMIAGLDGASGGDIHIAGKLVNTLAPAERGIAMVFQSYALYPHMNVRKNMTFGLKFTGVPPAERDRRVSEAARMLRLDELLERYPRDLSGGQRQRVAIGRAIVREPAVFLFDEPLSNLDASLRVSTRVEIANLHRLLKSTIVYVTHDQVEAMTLADRIVVMNKGCIEQVGRPLDLYYAPANLFVAGFIGSPAMNFFEAKVGSVEGGCARVTGPGFRNFDLPAPSLKIGDTLTVGVRPEHLVRGADGGFVAEGIVELVERLGEASFAYVRRVDGRMFVVEIRGRQTPAPGETVTVVAATSDVHVFNASGLRVAS from the coding sequence ATGGCCAATCTGCGCATCGAGCACCTCAACAAGCGTTATGGCGCGACGACAGTGCTCAACGATGTCAACCTGAGCATCGAGGACGGTGAGTTCGTCGTTCTCGTCGGCCCTTCAGGTTGCGGCAAGTCGACGCTGCTGCGCATGATTGCCGGGCTCGACGGTGCATCGGGCGGCGACATCCATATTGCCGGCAAGCTCGTCAATACGCTCGCGCCTGCCGAGCGTGGCATCGCCATGGTGTTTCAGTCCTACGCGCTCTATCCACACATGAACGTGCGCAAGAACATGACGTTTGGGTTGAAGTTCACCGGAGTCCCGCCCGCTGAGCGCGATCGGCGCGTCTCGGAGGCGGCCCGCATGCTGCGACTCGATGAGCTGCTCGAGCGCTATCCACGCGATCTCTCCGGCGGCCAGCGACAACGCGTCGCGATCGGCCGCGCGATCGTGCGCGAGCCGGCCGTTTTCCTGTTCGATGAGCCGCTCTCCAATCTCGATGCGTCCCTGCGCGTCTCGACGCGCGTTGAGATCGCGAATTTGCACAGGCTGCTGAAATCCACCATCGTCTATGTCACGCACGATCAGGTCGAGGCAATGACACTCGCCGATCGGATCGTCGTGATGAACAAGGGTTGCATCGAGCAGGTCGGCAGGCCGCTGGATCTCTACTATGCGCCCGCCAATCTGTTCGTTGCCGGCTTCATCGGCTCGCCTGCGATGAATTTCTTCGAGGCCAAGGTCGGCAGTGTGGAGGGCGGATGCGCACGTGTGACTGGACCCGGCTTTCGTAACTTCGATTTGCCGGCGCCCTCATTGAAAATCGGCGACACGCTGACGGTCGGCGTCCGTCCGGAGCATCTTGTCCGGGGCGCCGACGGCGGATTCGTCGCCGAGGGCATCGTTGAGCTGGTCGAACGGCTTGGCGAGGCCTCGTTCGCCTATGTGCGCCGCGTCGACGGCAGGATGTTCGTTGTCGAGATCCGCGGCCGCCAGACGCCGGCGCCAGGCGAAACGGTGACGGTCGTTGCGGCGACTTCCGACGTGCACGTCTTTAATGCTTCCGGGTTGCGCGTTGCCTCATAG
- a CDS encoding sugar ABC transporter permease: MPESVSNITAQMPRAKLAGLLLFFLGPAVAIYTLFSIYPLVATMTLSTYTSDPSGARSFVGLANFATLLGDALWSKPFWNAFGNNLIFFAVHMCVQNPVGIALAGLLSLPGLRLKGFYRTVMFLPTMLSVVIVGFSWNLILSPLWGVAAGALKAVGLGSLFAPWLGLESSALVTLSLISVWQFVGIPMMLIYAALLNIPEELIDAARVDGLGHFRIFFHIKLPLVLPTISLVSVLTFVANFNAFDLIYSIKGALAGPNFATDILGTFFYRTFFGNQLQLGNPTMGSAVATVMFLIILVGLCLYLFFVQRRIRRYAF, from the coding sequence ATGCCCGAATCCGTTTCGAACATCACTGCCCAGATGCCTCGCGCAAAACTCGCGGGCCTTCTGCTGTTCTTTCTCGGGCCGGCGGTGGCGATCTATACCCTATTCTCGATCTATCCGCTCGTTGCGACGATGACGCTCTCCACCTATACGAGCGATCCGTCGGGAGCCCGGTCTTTCGTCGGGCTCGCCAATTTCGCGACGCTGCTCGGCGATGCGCTCTGGTCGAAGCCATTCTGGAATGCCTTCGGAAACAATCTGATCTTCTTCGCCGTGCACATGTGCGTGCAGAATCCAGTCGGTATCGCGCTCGCTGGATTGCTGAGCCTGCCGGGTCTGAGGCTCAAGGGATTTTATCGCACAGTCATGTTTCTGCCCACGATGCTTTCGGTTGTCATCGTCGGCTTCTCCTGGAACCTGATCCTTTCCCCGCTATGGGGCGTCGCTGCCGGCGCCTTGAAGGCCGTGGGTCTGGGCTCGCTGTTTGCTCCCTGGCTGGGGCTCGAATCGAGCGCGCTCGTGACGCTGTCCCTCATTTCCGTGTGGCAATTTGTCGGCATCCCGATGATGCTGATCTATGCCGCCCTGCTCAACATCCCCGAAGAATTGATCGACGCGGCACGCGTCGACGGGCTCGGACATTTCCGCATCTTCTTCCACATCAAGCTTCCGCTGGTCCTGCCGACGATCAGCCTGGTCTCGGTCTTGACCTTCGTTGCCAACTTCAACGCGTTCGACTTGATCTATTCAATCAAGGGCGCGCTTGCGGGGCCGAATTTCGCGACCGACATTCTCGGCACCTTCTTCTACCGCACCTTCTTCGGCAATCAGCTGCAGCTCGGCAATCCGACCATGGGCTCCGCGGTCGCGACCGTCATGTTCCTTATCATCCTCGTCGGCCTCTGCCTCTATCTCTTCTTCGTGCAGCGGCGCATCCGCCGTTACGCTTTCTGA
- a CDS encoding ABC transporter ATP-binding protein yields MSGLPILDISGLCKSYGAVRAVDGVDLHVNRGEICGLIGPNGSGKSTFFDCVTGLAKPSAGAVKLDGQDITGWSLNDIAREGRMLRSFQKTVVFSALDIEENLVIAGQMFAFPGILSTFGIGAAARNRIKALRERARELIKIAGLWDVRFQPAGKLSGGQQKLIQFASMLMPEPKLILLDEPMAGINPKLIERVVESIRLANTSFGVSFLIIEHNIDVVTSLCRRVVVLDQGRKLAEGTPDEIVQNQAVREAYLGG; encoded by the coding sequence ATGAGCGGGCTGCCGATTCTCGACATCTCCGGGCTCTGCAAATCCTACGGCGCGGTGCGCGCGGTCGACGGTGTCGACCTGCACGTCAACCGCGGCGAGATCTGCGGGCTGATCGGACCAAATGGTTCCGGAAAGTCCACTTTCTTCGATTGCGTGACCGGGCTTGCGAAGCCCAGCGCAGGTGCTGTGAAGCTCGATGGCCAGGACATCACCGGCTGGTCGCTGAACGACATTGCGCGGGAAGGACGCATGCTGCGCTCGTTCCAGAAGACGGTGGTGTTCTCTGCGCTCGATATCGAGGAGAACCTCGTCATCGCCGGCCAGATGTTTGCCTTCCCTGGAATCCTGTCGACCTTCGGGATCGGCGCCGCCGCGCGCAATCGCATTAAAGCCCTGCGGGAACGGGCGCGCGAGCTGATCAAGATCGCCGGCCTCTGGGACGTGCGCTTCCAGCCCGCGGGAAAGCTTTCGGGCGGACAACAGAAGCTGATCCAGTTTGCTTCCATGCTGATGCCGGAGCCGAAGCTCATCCTGCTCGACGAGCCCATGGCGGGCATCAATCCGAAGCTGATCGAACGTGTGGTCGAGAGCATTCGTCTTGCCAACACCTCGTTCGGCGTCAGCTTCTTGATCATCGAGCACAACATCGACGTGGTCACCAGCCTGTGCCGGCGCGTGGTCGTGCTCGATCAGGGGCGCAAGCTCGCTGAGGGAACACCGGACGAGATCGTCCAGAATCAGGCGGTGCGGGAGGCCTATCTCGGTGGCTGA
- a CDS encoding histidine phosphatase family protein produces MTNVVRYLTHPQVSIDPSIPVPRWGLSAVGKARTEAVTITGSLSATTRVVSSGERKAIETAEIIAAKLGVDVEVCDAMHENDRSATGFLVPDEFEAVANQFFGHPRISVRGWERAIDAQLRIVQEVERVLAHDRPGDVLLVGHGGVGTLLYCHYSGFAIARAHDQPAGGGCFFAFRLHDRRVLHAWRRLEEL; encoded by the coding sequence ATGACAAATGTCGTACGCTATCTGACCCATCCTCAGGTGAGTATCGATCCGTCGATCCCCGTTCCGCGCTGGGGTCTGAGTGCGGTTGGGAAGGCGCGTACAGAAGCCGTGACGATCACCGGATCGCTGTCGGCTACCACGCGGGTCGTCTCCAGCGGAGAGCGGAAGGCGATCGAGACGGCTGAGATCATTGCCGCAAAGCTGGGCGTTGACGTAGAGGTGTGCGATGCGATGCATGAGAACGACCGATCGGCCACGGGCTTCCTCGTCCCCGACGAGTTCGAGGCAGTGGCCAATCAGTTCTTCGGGCACCCCCGCATCAGCGTTCGTGGCTGGGAACGAGCGATTGACGCCCAGTTGCGCATTGTCCAGGAGGTAGAGCGCGTATTGGCGCACGACAGGCCGGGTGATGTGCTCCTTGTCGGCCACGGTGGCGTTGGTACTCTCCTATACTGCCATTATTCCGGTTTTGCGATTGCTCGCGCCCATGACCAACCCGCTGGCGGCGGTTGCTTCTTCGCGTTTCGACTGCATGATCGTCGCGTGTTGCATGCGTGGCGTCGCCTCGAAGAGCTGTGA
- a CDS encoding ABC transporter substrate-binding protein, whose amino-acid sequence MTIELSRRGFCIGTALIGLQSASSIAFARTEDGTVKLGLVAPMSGPNARYGAFSLRGAEMAAKEINAAGGVGGRKINVMPADSQGTPVEGVSATRRLIDQNQVDYIIGDVSSSVTLAMQPVVEDAGVLLLNAASSNPMITYKAGVGGFKWTFRNYPTDENRALIVLQYAAEKKGFTKYAVLSVDTDYGRAAIAFTKKYLPRFNSQILTEDYYKEGEVDFRSVLSKIRDSGAQAIIMYGNADSTPIVGRQMIEVGIAGKIPLIGNAEFNTASSIKAAPKALEGAIEAAAWLPAYDSPKSKAFVEKFIAEYGEAPNNHAYVHWETVHLLAKAIEQAQSIDREKVRAALSAIHYDSAVGEVTFDDHNQARLPMILLEIEHGKPAIKGAYSAEIDYPK is encoded by the coding sequence ATGACGATTGAGTTGAGCCGACGGGGTTTTTGCATCGGGACCGCCCTGATTGGACTGCAATCCGCTTCCTCCATTGCCTTCGCCCGAACTGAGGATGGCACGGTCAAGCTTGGCCTCGTCGCACCGATGAGCGGTCCGAACGCCAGATATGGCGCTTTTTCGCTGCGCGGCGCCGAGATGGCGGCGAAAGAGATCAACGCAGCCGGAGGCGTCGGGGGCCGCAAGATCAACGTCATGCCCGCGGACAGCCAGGGAACGCCGGTCGAGGGCGTTTCGGCGACCCGGCGCCTGATCGACCAGAACCAGGTCGACTACATCATCGGCGACGTCTCGAGCTCGGTCACGCTGGCCATGCAGCCGGTCGTCGAGGACGCGGGTGTGCTGCTCCTCAATGCGGCGTCGTCCAACCCCATGATCACCTACAAGGCCGGTGTCGGCGGCTTCAAATGGACCTTCCGCAACTATCCGACCGACGAGAACCGCGCGCTGATCGTGCTGCAATACGCCGCCGAGAAGAAGGGCTTTACCAAATACGCTGTCCTCTCCGTCGACACCGACTATGGGCGCGCGGCCATCGCCTTCACCAAGAAGTACCTGCCTCGCTTCAACAGCCAGATCCTGACCGAGGATTACTATAAGGAAGGTGAAGTCGATTTCCGCAGCGTGCTTTCCAAGATCCGCGATTCCGGCGCCCAGGCCATCATCATGTATGGCAATGCAGATTCGACGCCCATCGTCGGTCGACAGATGATCGAGGTCGGGATCGCCGGCAAGATTCCGCTGATCGGCAATGCCGAGTTCAATACGGCAAGCTCGATCAAGGCGGCACCGAAGGCGCTCGAAGGAGCCATCGAGGCGGCGGCCTGGCTTCCGGCGTACGACTCCCCGAAGAGCAAGGCCTTCGTGGAGAAGTTCATCGCCGAGTACGGCGAGGCGCCAAACAATCACGCCTATGTGCATTGGGAGACGGTGCATCTGCTGGCCAAGGCGATCGAGCAGGCCCAGAGCATCGACCGCGAGAAGGTCCGCGCCGCGCTCTCCGCCATCCACTACGATAGCGCAGTTGGCGAGGTGACGTTCGACGATCACAATCAGGCCCGCTTGCCGATGATCCTGCTGGAGATCGAGCACGGCAAGCCCGCGATCAAGGGAGCCTACTCGGCCGAGATCGACTATCCGAAGTAA
- a CDS encoding branched-chain amino acid ABC transporter permease: MFYTVIEQVVNGIVSGSVYAIVAVGMTMIFGVLRAINFAHGEYYMLGTFGAWFAIDYFDLPYPVAIVIGVVATALIAVVVGNLVMQRIVGAPAEAGVLATLGVALILQNTVILVFGGSYKFFSGGYIEPVTLFGFTLAEQRILIIIVGLIVFVGLELMVTYSRMGKAMRAVSQNIECCAVVGIDVRHIALWTFILGAGLAGLSGVLTAPVNVSVYGGMGELITFKTLPIIIMGGLGNVRGTFVAAMILGIAESLVATYVGLQFRDTVGFATLMLVLMWRPHGLFSAQARF, from the coding sequence ATGTTCTACACGGTCATCGAGCAGGTCGTTAACGGCATCGTCTCCGGATCAGTCTACGCGATCGTTGCCGTTGGCATGACGATGATCTTCGGCGTGTTGCGCGCCATCAATTTCGCCCATGGCGAATACTACATGCTGGGGACCTTCGGCGCCTGGTTCGCGATCGACTATTTCGATCTGCCTTATCCGGTGGCGATCGTGATCGGCGTGGTGGCGACGGCATTGATCGCCGTCGTCGTCGGCAATCTCGTGATGCAGCGGATCGTGGGAGCGCCAGCCGAGGCCGGGGTGCTCGCGACCCTCGGCGTCGCGCTGATCCTCCAGAATACCGTTATCCTGGTGTTCGGTGGCAGCTACAAGTTCTTCTCCGGCGGCTATATCGAGCCGGTGACGCTGTTTGGCTTCACGCTGGCCGAGCAGCGCATCCTCATCATCATCGTCGGCCTCATCGTGTTCGTCGGCCTCGAACTGATGGTCACCTACAGCCGGATGGGCAAGGCGATGCGCGCGGTCTCGCAGAATATCGAGTGCTGTGCGGTGGTCGGCATCGACGTCCGACACATCGCGCTGTGGACCTTCATCCTCGGCGCCGGCCTTGCCGGGCTGTCAGGTGTGCTGACCGCGCCCGTCAACGTCAGTGTCTACGGCGGCATGGGCGAACTCATCACCTTCAAGACGCTGCCGATCATCATCATGGGCGGACTAGGCAATGTCCGTGGCACCTTCGTCGCGGCGATGATCCTCGGCATCGCCGAGAGCCTGGTCGCGACCTATGTCGGGTTGCAGTTCCGCGACACCGTCGGCTTTGCAACCCTGATGCTGGTGCTGATGTGGCGTCCGCACGGGCTGTTCTCCGCGCAGGCGCGCTTTTGA
- a CDS encoding ABC transporter ATP-binding protein, producing the protein MAEPSLSIKGLRAGYGSLDILNGVDLDVPQGQFVALMGPNGAGKSTLLKTLYGMTTVKGGSINWRGKDISAFKSRAILAEGISWVPQGRCNFPVMTVDENLQMAAYTLRDRNVKAERDYVYDLFPILKTRRNTLAGNMSGGEQQLLEVAMAVLQRPKILLVDEPSVGLSPTAIGVVFDELLRINAAGQTILLVEQNTKKAMQVAQRAVILRLGKVIWDGRPADITHDELGELFLTGRMRGETDVEH; encoded by the coding sequence GTGGCTGAACCCTCTCTTTCGATCAAGGGACTGCGCGCGGGCTACGGCTCGCTCGATATCCTCAACGGCGTCGATCTCGATGTGCCGCAGGGGCAGTTCGTTGCGCTGATGGGTCCGAATGGGGCAGGAAAATCGACGCTGCTCAAGACGCTTTACGGCATGACGACCGTCAAGGGCGGCAGCATCAACTGGCGGGGCAAGGACATTTCAGCCTTCAAGTCCCGCGCAATCCTGGCCGAAGGCATCTCCTGGGTGCCGCAGGGCCGTTGCAACTTTCCGGTGATGACGGTCGACGAGAATCTGCAGATGGCCGCCTACACGCTGCGCGACAGGAACGTGAAGGCGGAGCGCGACTATGTCTACGACTTGTTCCCGATCCTGAAGACACGCCGCAACACGCTGGCGGGCAACATGTCCGGCGGCGAGCAGCAATTGCTCGAGGTCGCAATGGCTGTGTTGCAGCGGCCAAAGATCCTGCTGGTCGACGAACCCTCGGTCGGCCTGTCGCCGACTGCGATCGGCGTCGTGTTCGACGAGCTGCTGCGTATCAACGCGGCCGGCCAGACCATCCTGCTGGTCGAGCAGAACACCAAAAAGGCCATGCAGGTCGCTCAGCGCGCCGTCATCCTGCGGCTCGGCAAAGTGATCTGGGACGGGCGGCCCGCAGACATCACCCACGACGAGCTCGGCGAGCTGTTCCTCACCGGCCGCATGCGCGGCGAGACCGACGTCGAGCACTGA
- a CDS encoding branched-chain amino acid ABC transporter permease: MTEIVRDQTMTPAESPVAKTGTDLRVAFGLALAALACLAPLFLGNYPLHAIIIALIFLLPAHGLNLLLGYTGLLSLAQAAFFGIGAYASALLAVHFGTPFYLNFLAAGLIAGAIALPLGIPALRLRSTSFVMCTLGFVIIGQAIAKNWISLTRGDMGLAAIPKPYFALGPASFTVSSTVGFYYLVLAIAALATLAIYLIVRSPAGRNMIAIRENETLAESVGIPTWYYKLIVFMISAAFAGLGGSLYAHYLTVVSPLTFQMYYSTTMLIIVLGGGAGTISGVIFGSLLFVGLTEALRVAPELRMIAYGFFLLALVFYFPNGFAPLIGRFWSFLERRK; encoded by the coding sequence TTGACCGAGATTGTCCGAGACCAGACCATGACACCGGCAGAAAGCCCAGTGGCGAAGACCGGAACGGATCTGCGCGTCGCGTTCGGCCTTGCGCTGGCAGCGCTGGCCTGCCTGGCACCGCTGTTCCTCGGGAACTACCCGCTGCATGCAATCATCATCGCGTTGATCTTCCTGCTGCCGGCTCATGGTCTCAATCTGCTGCTCGGATACACCGGGCTGCTGTCGTTGGCGCAGGCAGCGTTCTTCGGCATCGGGGCCTATGCCTCGGCGCTGCTGGCGGTGCATTTCGGCACCCCGTTCTATCTGAATTTCCTCGCCGCCGGGCTCATCGCCGGTGCGATCGCGCTTCCGCTCGGAATTCCCGCTTTGCGCCTGCGCTCGACCTCGTTCGTGATGTGCACGCTCGGCTTCGTGATCATCGGGCAGGCGATTGCGAAAAACTGGATCAGCCTGACGCGTGGCGACATGGGCCTGGCCGCAATACCGAAGCCCTACTTTGCGCTAGGGCCGGCTTCATTCACGGTCTCCAGCACCGTCGGTTTCTATTATCTGGTGCTCGCGATCGCGGCGCTGGCGACCTTGGCGATCTATCTGATCGTGCGTTCGCCCGCGGGGCGCAACATGATCGCCATCCGCGAAAACGAGACGCTGGCTGAATCCGTGGGCATCCCCACCTGGTACTACAAGCTCATCGTGTTCATGATCAGCGCCGCGTTTGCCGGGCTCGGCGGCAGCCTCTATGCGCATTACCTCACGGTGGTGAGCCCGCTGACCTTCCAGATGTATTATTCGACCACGATGTTGATCATCGTGCTCGGCGGCGGCGCAGGCACCATCTCGGGCGTCATCTTCGGCAGCCTGCTGTTCGTCGGTCTCACCGAAGCCCTGCGCGTCGCGCCGGAACTGCGCATGATCGCCTACGGCTTCTTCCTGCTCGCCCTCGTCTTCTATTTCCCGAACGGTTTCGCGCCGCTGATCGGCCGTTTCTGGTCATTCCTCGAGAGGCGCAAATGA